Part of the Sphaerochaeta associata genome is shown below.
GGCAATCATGCTCTCCAACCAGATTGAGCATGTGGCCGATCAATTGGAGCAATGCAAGCAGAGATTGAGGGATATCTGTCTTTCCCACCCAAAAGAGGCACTTTCCCTGCTCTCGTTGCCTGGAGTCGGCCTGATGACGGCAGCATCCCAGATTGCCTTCCTCAATGATGGTTCCCGTTTCAATTCCCCCGACAGCTATGTGAACTATGTCGGGCTCTCAGAGAGGAGGTTTGATTCAGGAACAAAAGTAAGCAAGGGTCATATATCCCACATGGGCAACAAGTGCATCAGGAGGAACATTATCCAGGCAGCCTGGGTGGCCTCAACCAAATTGAAAGGTAATCCACTCTCAATGAAATACAAAGATTTGATATTGAGAGGGAAAAACAAACCTGTTGCTGCGGTCGCGATTGCCAAGAAGATGATTCAGCTGAGCTATATCCTAGTCAAGAGCAACGGAATCTACGAGTTCACCAAACAGCAGGGTCTGGGGGCTTTCCGGAGAAAACTCCAATACCACAAGCTTACACAGTTGCTTGATTTTCTGCCCGAAATCACGAAGAGAGAAATGGAGGAGATTGATAGGACAAAAAGGAAAGAGGCAGCTGCAACTACCTCTAGTCCAAAGAAATTTGCATAAGCTTTGTAACTAAAGTATAGCACTGTTCTCGGAATCTGCAAGCCACCGAGTGGCGGCTTGTGTGCGCCATCAAGTTTAGCATTATCTATGACTAATAAGTTAAAAGTTCCGTTCCTTGAATTTAGGGCTTGACAACAGTAGTCAAATAAAACTCGCCTGTATTAAATTCCAATAATGTTGCTGATCCTGTCACGCATCCCATAGCACCTAAAAACCGGACTCTTGCTACTCGTTTAGCTTCCATTGTATCTCCTTCCGCACATGGTCAAAAGAATAAAGTCATACAAGCCTGTTTGCAATAAAATCTTCACTCGTAGACATACTTATTTTGAATTTTACAATTATTCCTCAAAGCCAATAACTATAAATACGTTTATGTACTCTTCTCCTCAAGCGACAATACAATACCTGCCTTCATACCTATCCATGCTGCTCGCTACAGGCAGGATTTACACATTGCCTGATACTAACCTTCATGATTCGGGCCATATTTGGAAGAACCCATTGTTTTCCTCATCGGACAAAATACGCATACACCCCTCCAGCTGCATCCAAGGCGGCTGACACCCAGTCATACAGACACTGAATTGCTTCTCTGACCTCCAAGAAATCGGCTTGCTCGAACTCCTTGAAGAGTTTCGGCCAAGTAGCATACTCCGAGTAGGGTTCATACGTGTCTTTACACAGTTCCACATAAAGAGTCTTCCAATCACGGTGAGCAAGAATAGCTCTCCAAACTTTAAGAGATGAATTTAGAGACTCCTTGCTGTTGTAATACGGCTCGTTCTCCCAATCAGATGTTTTAAAGGCATGGTGAAACAGCTTCCCGGTAGCCCAGCGTTCAAAGCTTCCAAACATCAGATCCAAGCATAGGCAATACCTCTTTTCATTCCCATCAATGCTCAGCACCTTAGCATCGTCTTGACCTACAAAGAGTACGTATTCCGTATATGGCGGCATCGCCAATCGTGGGTCCATCTTAAACCAAGGATGTCCGCTATACCGCCAATCAAGACCTTGGATGAACAAATGAAGAGTCTCAAGACATAAGTACCCTGTAACACTACTCTGGAAGAACACCAAACCAAATGCATGCAGACCCTTTGACCAATACCCATCCAAGGAATCACTCACCGGTACTTCGTTCGGAGGGAAGGCATGCAAGCCCGAATCGGTGCATAGAGAAATCACCCGCTCAACACGTAAGCCTACATCGATTGCAATTTTGAGGCTTCTCAACGTATCAATAATTGAGCCATCACCGACAGGGAAACTCCAATCCAACAACTGTTCGATGGTGAAAGACTCTTCTCCAGCAGCATCCTCAATCCATACCAGATGTGCGGTAGTATCATGAAAGGTTGAAAAGACATTATCGGGTCCCGTAGTAAGGAGCAAGCCATCATCGACTAGCATCCACTGGGTATCCCCAATCCTTCCATAGCATTTGATCACCCTGCCCTGCAGTTCTACGATTTCCATGAGAAACCGTGCAACATCATGGGTGCACGTACACGCTCCCTCCAAACGGGATTCGCTGGCAGTAATTGCGTTAAACATGTGTATATCCTCCAATAAATGGAGGACTATCAGGATGAGGGTTCGTGAGTCTGAAAGGTAATCATGGAAATCATACTAACAAGTGATGTAAAGAGTGTACAGGAAAAAACAATCGATACGACCACCCAACAATGCCTTAATTTTGCGTTTTGAGTAAAAGAGTCGCTTAGCTACGCCCAGAAGCCCCATACTCCACCCTCGGAACCTTCTTCTTCATCTTCTTCTCTATCACCTTGAAATGAGCTTCCTCTGAAGGACTGACAAACGTAATGGCTTCACCGGGCCTTCCTGCACGGCCCGTTCTCCCGATTCTATGAATGAAGTTTATGGGAGAACGAGGCAGCTCATAGTTGATCACAAAGGGAAGGAACTCAATATCGATTCCCCGGGACAATAAATCGGTGGTAACCAACACCCTGAGGTATCCCTGCTTGAAGTCGCTGAGCAGGTCTGTTCGTGCTCCCTGTGTCTTTCTGCTGTGAATCGACCTGGCCTCAATGCCATTCTTTTGTAATTTCTCCACCACCCTGTCAGCCCTTGCTACAGAAGAAGTGAAGACCAATACCTGATTCATATCCCGGCTCTTGATAAGGTGCCGCAGAAGCGGTCCTTTCTGTTCCTCTGCGATAAAATATGCACTTTGTTGGATGCAATCCAACTCAACTGCTTCCTCTTCGATTTTAATCACCAAGGGATCATGCAACAGAACTTTCTCCAATGCCTGAATACGATCATTCAACGTTGCAGAGAAAAGCAGATTTTGGCGGGCCTTGGGAAGCAACGCAAAAATCTGGTCCATCTCGTTCTCAAAGCCGGCTGTCAACATTTTGTCCGCCTCATCAAGCACCAACATCTCTGCCGAAGACAAAGAGACTGCGTTGAGGGAGATCAACTCCAACAATCTGCCCGGAGTGGCAACAAGAATGCTGACATTGTTCATAGCCATCATTTGAGGATTGATCGACACCCCGCCAAAGACAGCCAGGGTCTTTATCGGCAATCGCGCTTCATATACGTACGTGGCAAACACGGAATGAACCTGAGCAGCAAGCTCTCTGGTGGGAACCAGTACCAGAGCCTGGATATGCCTGCTCTTCATAACCACTTTCTTTTTTTGTATATGCATAAGGATGGGCAATACATAGCCAAGGGTCTTGCCCGACCCTGTCTTGGCAATACCAAGCACATCCCTCTTGCTCAGGACTGCTGGAATTACTTCTGCTTGAATTGGATAGGGCGTTGCGATATGTTCTTTCTGTAGCGCAGCACAAAGAGATTCCGAGACTCCCAAAGAGGTAAATGACATATAAGCTTGATCCTTTCATGCTACGTGTATAGCTATAGTATTGATAGGAATCATATGCCATCGCCTCCTGAGAGTACAGGGGTGCCTAAGTTTGCTGATTACCAGAATCGAATCATGAAATCACGGTTTAAGAGAAAAAAGTATATGTTTTTCGGAAGTTTTTTCTCTATAGAGATAAAACTCTACACTCATTGCATTCTTAATGCTATACTATCTCTATGAATACTCAAGAACAACCACTGATGCCCAGAAAAGAGTACTTGAAGCAACTGATTGCCTGGCGTGAGAAGCATCTTATCAAGGTAATCACCGGAGTCAGACGTTGCGGCAAATCGACATTATTCTCCCTCTATATCAAGTACCTCAAACAACAAGGTGTGCGGGATAGACAGATTATATCGATCAACCTTGAGGACATCGAATTCGAACATCTTCTCGATTACCACTCACTGTATCGATACATCAAGGAACTGTTGCAGAATGATTGTTTCACCTATGTTTTCATCGATGAAATCCAACAATGTAAGGGCTTTGAAAAGGCCGTCGATAGTCTCTTCATCAAGAACAACGTTGATCTGTATATTACAGGGTCGAATGCCTATATGCTCTCAGGCGAGTTGGCTACATTACTTTCCGGAAGATATGTAGAAATACAGATGCTTCCCCTCTCCTTCAAGGAGTATCTTGAGTTCTCCCATGCAAGTTTGGATAACCTCACTCCTTCATTCAATCGCTACTTGAAGCAGGGTTCGTTTCCCTATGTTCCAATGCTGGAGCAACAAGATTCTATTATCAGAACCTATATCGAGGGCATTTACACAACCATCCTGATCAAGGATGTAGCCCAACGCAAGGCCATCACCGATGTTTCCCTCCTTGAACGCATCATCAAGTTCTTGGGAAGTAGCATAGGGAGTCCCATCTCTGCAAAAAAAATCTGTGACACTCTCATCTCCAGTGGCAGAAAAG
Proteins encoded:
- a CDS encoding IS110 family transposase; translation: MPMNMQYERAFGLDLSKKTFHGCMLDGPDLGNRHFFTGEMGPQGKAKLAGRLCECDLVLMEAGTSSFSLARFLLENTEAEVVVLNPAKLYNIFNSTLKTDKSDSEKIARIARTMPRDEWPTVSIPTKEEQAERSTVSLEVFLAQEITMLVNRLYALFNSMGHPFIKKSDLKTEEARLTLANRLLCEEALAMEQAIMLSNQIEHVADQLEQCKQRLRDICLSHPKEALSLLSLPGVGLMTAASQIAFLNDGSRFNSPDSYVNYVGLSERRFDSGTKVSKGHISHMGNKCIRRNIIQAAWVASTKLKGNPLSMKYKDLILRGKNKPVAAVAIAKKMIQLSYILVKSNGIYEFTKQQGLGAFRRKLQYHKLTQLLDFLPEITKREMEEIDRTKRKEAAATTSSPKKFA
- a CDS encoding DEAD/DEAH box helicase; its protein translation is MSFTSLGVSESLCAALQKEHIATPYPIQAEVIPAVLSKRDVLGIAKTGSGKTLGYVLPILMHIQKKKVVMKSRHIQALVLVPTRELAAQVHSVFATYVYEARLPIKTLAVFGGVSINPQMMAMNNVSILVATPGRLLELISLNAVSLSSAEMLVLDEADKMLTAGFENEMDQIFALLPKARQNLLFSATLNDRIQALEKVLLHDPLVIKIEEEAVELDCIQQSAYFIAEEQKGPLLRHLIKSRDMNQVLVFTSSVARADRVVEKLQKNGIEARSIHSRKTQGARTDLLSDFKQGYLRVLVTTDLLSRGIDIEFLPFVINYELPRSPINFIHRIGRTGRAGRPGEAITFVSPSEEAHFKVIEKKMKKKVPRVEYGASGRS
- a CDS encoding ATP-binding protein, with protein sequence MNTQEQPLMPRKEYLKQLIAWREKHLIKVITGVRRCGKSTLFSLYIKYLKQQGVRDRQIISINLEDIEFEHLLDYHSLYRYIKELLQNDCFTYVFIDEIQQCKGFEKAVDSLFIKNNVDLYITGSNAYMLSGELATLLSGRYVEIQMLPLSFKEYLEFSHASLDNLTPSFNRYLKQGSFPYVPMLEQQDSIIRTYIEGIYTTILIKDVAQRKAITDVSLLERIIKFLGSSIGSPISAKKICDTLISSGRKVSVNTIDIYLQALLDSYIFYKVDRYDIKGKNFLKTLSKYYIVDLGLRNNLLASSESDIGHQIENIVYLELIRRGYQVSIGKLTDKEVDFVAKSQEGLSYFQVSASVLDENTLKRELAPLQAIRDNHPKTLLTLDEIGAGSNYEGIQQKNLLQWLVTS